A single window of Brachyhypopomus gauderio isolate BG-103 chromosome 21, BGAUD_0.2, whole genome shotgun sequence DNA harbors:
- the sycp2 gene encoding synaptonemal complex protein 2 isoform X7 codes for MARHQEQQVEKLVDQALKHSKFQYLEEFLDETREGLFFKCSKQFLSKLDKLINRELDHRNVKHASVVFSILHKLENMLVFPGGEGISLLVSQGLVTKMVQWFEKIRQFWVEAGPMRNEVLINLAEDFFDALMVAHQSCKEGLYQVTESLLHHIGNLASDDRVNILIQKEAVKKLNVILGKIPMDLKKEKKILTSQEASSVMDNLAGQILKGGDYDLQVSLMEALCRMTSNAQRRELTDRWFSMEFVACAFRKIQDSEFETDCRKFLNLVNGMQGDGRSVFSYPCLEVFLENHPLLKPVDESLKEFWIDFNMGSQSISFYFCLAGIDAQEDGQWDTLCIAENEVRSYTVKEENGVKVLQLILIEPLCLSSFEGSRLFIHFSSSLDILQATKNVYGETKNNKFIPKTTTSVVKTTVQIILDDGGSQQVLFPESQRSSQPKENAVPASVRSNTSRHSSLSHERNMQHLNQQAITPLKSKVSESCTYISGSAGRKLGRSPFSCVMPALTPAGKAKKKPALEMVATSEKKKETELRELLIVRSSHIMPSVSKDQETVKKQAIPAVQNVDKRNNMKAWKEVERYRRHIPVDKVLDMVQTNQEQELLDTSIVPDSQPAMRKETSVLPGLITKNNRISVSQHQSKSKLNAPTALTTELPQRPCSAQHASAGLSHKQLHNQLSHRLEQVLREREQQVESCPSAQRKVSSLEKHLPESASAGKGPGPGKGLQRNTPAAQSKQPRGSGTGMSKDTKTSRAADNMVKQISNHYKSTFSKATVEHGSPFNDAPTNRYLLNRNWYPTSTAKVAASTSGMLKSCNQSKKDVYEFSLDVPELVGRKSTKSSELSGMESSVLSSSLTLSRSAKKCPPAKPAGLNVKKHLFSDTDTGNMTEVSWLKSANRKPKPKLTDYTRQPAKPSFPAAETTDESPDVPLPSDKAEKLLHKPKRKRQKKVMEQEMKSLNIDSRKPMGRPQRNAALTKSYREPSDSEHVSETEEPPPAKKLFVKQSEKPKSTSSLQTRGQLKSKDKTLYNADTEQTTKDKNQKEPKKGHLTKKQRDETTLGSPEQSKKNSKKPLITESTEGLKECWATKIASFCPSPPSDRLRSTDKKTALPKSPEMSASHLTKTASLQATGQAEKKNKSFSNGVRKQPEREKKLSEESTTQLESGDKLAEKKEPEELMGSIQTENKKSTGPPQSSKEQEGPLAAEFSSICPSPFSTENMRSVENSVALPRSPFTPLQPLPVSPVAVVSPTMELPTHLKGIQASSFYKTSRGCHGARFLIQPPVTEVALNQSFVEEALLSPVPPEIQPLITSTGRETLVCSFPLNPSDMNENLGDSMNNRSLQASFDKESVISLVTLSRSSHTSRNNRAMICTDVEKTPVCIQGSKTRRTDFQSGNNIPGIHALVVNIDNCVTVLSGPATRRKRQSSCTSFSLSETDNSEKEEGGGTKIVPRKQAIKMKPRRLFKPIDQLNKKVKGSEHLMEYQNSSEDENKENVSPTSGATSKVVEDLERHSRVLSNVVSGCWEASVEADVDVPQPTVSTSQEMGIFCHQFSSELKRKFESRSRRMDLFTKESLKAFRQHASSISVKMHKYRSQRLEKVKQVLVDEIKNLEEDDAALHNMEEELTIYWKKQALAFNAYQERGSRRLHHLKSAVETNMCDSLEYEEQIFSSEICLMKKDMRSVQDRLFKQMQEEELMSVRRGLQTLFLPDVSMF; via the exons ATGGCACGTCATCAAGAACAGCAG GTTGAGAAACTGGTGGATCAAGCTTTGAAACACAGTAAATTTCAGTACCTGGAGGAGTTCTTAGATGAGACCAGAGAGGGGTTATTTTTTAAATGCTCCAAACAGTTCCTGTCAAAGCTGGACAAACTTATCAACAGG GAGTTAGACCACAGGAATGTGAAGCATGCTTCTGTGGTATTCAGTATCCTTCATAAGTTGGAGAACATGCTGGTCTTTCCAGGGGGTGAAGGCATATCACTGCTGGTGTCACAGGGACTTGTTACAAAGAT GGTGCAGTGGTTTGAAAAGATTAGACAGTTCTGGGTTGAAGCAGGACCTATGAGGAATGAGGTTCTAATAAACCTAGCTGAAGACTTCTTTGATGCACTGATG GTTGCCCATCAAAGTTGCAAAGAAG GTCTGTACCAGGTGACAGAATCTTTGCTCCATCATATTGGCAACCTGGCTTCTGATGACCGAGTCAACATTCTGATCCAAAAAGAG GCTGTGAAGAAACTAAATGTGATACTAGGAAAGATCCCAATGGATctaaagaaagagaagaagatcTTGACATCTCAGGAAGCCTCAAGTGTGAT GGATAATTTGGCTGGCCAGATCCTCAAAGGAGGTg ATTATGATCTTCAAGTGTCTTTGATGGAGGCTTTGTGTAGAATGACTTCTAATGCCCAGCGGAGGGAGCTGACTGACCGCTGGTTCAGCATGGAGTTTGTTGCATGTGCATTTAGGAAGATCCAGGATTCAGAGTTTGAGACT GATTGTCGAAAATTTCTAAACCTAGTAAATGGAATGCAAGGTGATGGACGAAG CGTGTTCTCTTATCCTTGTTTGGAGGTGTTTTTGGAAAACCATCCG CTGCTAAAACCTGTGGATGAGAGCCTTAAGGAGTTTTGGATTGACTTTAACATGGGAAGCCAGAGCATATCCTTCTACTTTTGTCTAGCTGGCATTGACGCCCAG GAGGATGGTCAGTGGGACACTTTATGCATAGCAGAAAATGAGGTGCGCAGTTACACAGTGAAAG AAGAGAACGGTGTGAAGGTGCTGCAGCTGATTCTAATTGAGCCACTGTGCCTGAGCAGTTTTGAGGGCTCCAGACTTTTCATCCACTTCAGCTCTTCCTTAGACATCCTCCAGGCCACCAAGAACGTGTATGGCGAGACTAAGAATAAC AAGTTCATTCCAAAGACCACCACATCTGTGGTTAAAACCACTGTCCAAATAATTTTGGATGATGGAGGTTCACAG CAGGTTCTTTTTCCTGAGAGTCAGAGGTCCTCTCAGCCCAAAGAGAATGCAGTTCCTGCATCAGTGAGGAGCAACACCTCCCGtcactcatctctctctcatgaGCGAAACATGCAACATCTTAACCAGCAG GCAATAACGCCGCTAAAGAGCAAGGTGTCTGAGTCATGCACGTATATCTCTGGCAGCGCTGGACGAAAACTAGGCAGAAGCCCTTTCAGCTGTGTGATGCCGGCCT TGACACCAGCTGGGAAGGCAAAGAAGAAGCCAGCTCTTGAAATGGTGGCCACctcagagaaaaagaaagagactgaactgagagagcttttgattgtTAGATCATCTCACATTATGCCATCTGTCAGTAAAGATCAGGAAACTGTTAAAAAACAG GCAATTCCAGCTGTACAGAATGTAGACAAACGAAATAACATGAAAGCTTGGAAAGAAGTTGAAAGATACCGTAGG CACATTCCTGTAGACAAAGTACTGGACATGGTGCAGACTAACCAAGAACAAGAGCTTTTAG ATACCAGTATAGTTCCAGACTCCCAGCCTGCTATGAGAAAAGAGacctctgt GTTACCTGGCCTCATCACTAAAAATAACAGAATTTCAGTGTCTCAGCATCAGTCCAAATCAA AGCTCAATGCTCCAACAGCTCTCACCACAGAGCTCCCACAGCGACCCTGCTCTGCCCAGCACGCCTCTGCTGGGTTGAGCCACAAGCAGCTGCATAACCAGCTCTCTCACAGACTTGAGCAGGTGTTGAGGGAGCGTGAGCAGCAGGTGGAGTCCTGCCCCTCGGCACAGAGAAAAGTCTCTTCTTTGGAGAAACACCTGCCAGAGTCTGCAAGTGCAGGAAAGGGTCCTGGGCCAGGGAAAGGGCTTCAAAGAAACACACCAGCTGCCCAGAGCAAACAGCCTAGGGGCAGTGGGACTGGAATGAGCAAAGACACG AAGACATCAAGAGCCGCAGACAATATGGTGAAGCAGATCTCCAACCACTATAAGAGTACCTTTAGTAAAGCAACAGTAGAACATGGCTCTCCATTTAACGATGCACCAACTAACAG ATACCTTTTAAACAGGAATTGGTATCCAACTTCAACT GCAAAGGTAGCTGCCAGCACATCTGGGATGCTGAAGTCATGCAATCAGTCAAAAAA AGATGTTTATGAATTCAGTCTGGACGTACCAGAGCTCGTTGGT AGAAAAAGTACAAAGTCTTCTGAGCTGTCTGGGATGGAAAGCAG TGTGCTCAGCAGTTCTTTGACTTTGTCCAGGTCTGCAAAGAAATGCCCTCCTGCAAAG ccTGCTGGTCTTAATGTAAAGAAGCACCTGTTCAGTGACACTGACACAGGAAATATGACAGAGGTTAGCTGGTTAAAATCAGCCAACAGAAAGCCCAAGCCAAAATTGACAGACTATACAAGACAGCCTGCTAAGCCCTCTTTTCCAGCTGCAGAAACTACAG ATGAGTCTCCAGATGTTCCTCTGCCTTCAGACAAAGCTGAAAAGTTGTTGCACAAACCAAAAAGG AAGAGGCAGAAGAAGGTGATGGAGCAGGAAATGAAAAGTCTAAACATTGATAGCAGGAAGCCAATGGGCAGGCCGCAAAGAAATGCAGCTCTGACCAAATCCTACAGGGAGCCATCGGACTCTGAGCACGTATCAGAGACTGAGGAGCCACCTCCAGCCAAG AAGTTATTTGTCAAACAGTCAGAGAAGCCTAAAAGTACATCCTCACTTCAGACCAGAGGACAACTGAAGAGTAAAGATAAGACTTTATATAATGCTGACACTGAACAAACTACAAAAGACAAAAATCAGAAAGAGCCAAAGAAAGGCCATCTGACCaagaaacagagagatgagACAACACTGGGTAGTCCTGAGCAGTCAAAGAAAAACAGTAAAAAGCCACTTATCACAGAATCCACCGAAGGACTGAAAGAATGTTGGGCGACCAAAATTGCTTCATTTTGTCCTTCCCCTCCTTCTGACAGACTGAGAT CTACGGACAAGAAGACAGCCTTGCCTAAATCCCCTGAAATGTCTGCAAGTCATCTGaccaag ACTGCTTCACTACAGGCCACAGGACAGGCAGAAAAGAAAAATAAGtctttctctaatggtgtgcgtaaacaacctgagagagagaagaaactaTCAGAAGAAAGCACCACTCAATTAGAATCAGGTGATAAGTTAGCAGAGAAGAAAGAGCCCGAGGAGTTAATGGGTTCCATACAGACAGAGAATAAGAAGAGTACAGGTCCTCCACAATCATCTAAAGAACAGGAAGGACCTTTGGCTGCTGAATTTTCCTCCATCTGCCCTTCTCCTTTCTCCACTGAGAACATGAGAT CTGTTGAGAACAGTGTAGCCTTGCCCAGATCTCCCTTCACTCCACTCCAGCCCCTGCCAGTCTCTCCTGTTGCTGTTGTCTCACCCACCATGGAGCTGCCCACTCATCTCAAAGGGATTCAGGCTTCCTCCTTTTATAAGACTTCAAGAGGGTGCCATGGTGCCAGATTTCTCATTCAACCTCCTGTAACTGAAGTTGCTCTGAATCAAAGTTTTGTAGAG GAGGCTCTGCTGAGTCCAGTGCCCCCTGAAATCCAGCCCCTCATCACCTCCACAGGTAGGGAAACACTTGTCTGCTCTTTCCCACTCAACCCCTCAGACATGAATGAGAATCTTGGAGACTCCATGAACAACAGAAGCCTACAGGCATCCTTTGACAAAGAGTCCGTAATCTCTTTGGTGACCCTCAGTCGGTCCTCACATACATCTAGGAACAACAGAGCTATGATCTGCACTGACGTGGAG aaGACACCTGTATGTATCCAAGGAAGCAAGACTCGAAGAACAGATTTTCAGTCAGGTAATAACATCCCTGGGATTCATGCTTTAGTCGTAAATATTGATAACTGTGTTACTGTGTTATCAGGTCCAGCAACCCGTCGGAAACGTCAGAGTTCATGCACCTCCTTCAGTTTGTCTGAGACAGACAACAGTGAGAAGGAGGAAGGGGGTGGGACTAAAATTGTGCCCAGAAAACAAGCAATCAAAATGAAGCCAAGAAGGCTGTTTAAGCCTATAGACCAGCTTAACAAAAAAG tgaaAGGTTCTGAACATCTCATGGAGTATCAGAACAGCTCTGAGGATGAGAACAAGGAGAATGTGAGCCCTACCAGTGGTGCAACAAGCAAAG tagtggAAGATCTGGAAAGACACTCCAGAGTATTGTCTAATGTAGTGTCAGGTTGTTGGGAGGCGAGTGTAGAGGCAGATGTAGATGTACCACAGCCTACAGTCAGCACCTCTCAGGAAATGGGCATTTTCTGCCACCAGTTCAGTTCTGAACTCAAAAGAAAGTTTGAG AGCCGCTCCAGGAGAATGGATCTCTTCACCAAAGAGTCCCTAAAGGCCTTCAGGCAGCATGCGTCTTCTATCAGTGTGAAGATGCACAAGTACAG GTCTCAGAGACTGGAGAAGGTCAAACAAGTTCTGGTGGATGAAATTAAAAACTTGGAGGAAGATGATGCTGCTCTACACAACATGGAGGAAGAGCTGACA ATCTACTGGAAGAAGCAGGCCCTGGCCTTCAATGCATATCAGGAGAGAGGGTCCCGGAG ACTACATCACTTAAAAAGTGCAGTTGAGACTAATATGTGTGATAGTCTCGAGTATGAGGAGCAAATCTTCTCATCAGAG ATATGTTTGATGAAGAAGGATATGAGGTCTGTTCAGGACCGCTTATTCAAACAGATG CAAGAGGAAGAGTTGATGAGTGTGCGAAGAGGACTACAGACCCTGTTTCTCCCAGATGTCTCCATGTTTTGA
- the sycp2 gene encoding uncharacterized protein sycp2 isoform X10 → MVQWFEKIRQFWVEAGPMRNEVLINLAEDFFDALMVAHQSCKEGLYQVTESLLHHIGNLASDDRVNILIQKEAVKKLNVILGKIPMDLKKEKKILTSQEASSVMDNLAGQILKGGDYDLQVSLMEALCRMTSNAQRRELTDRWFSMEFVACAFRKIQDSEFETDCRKFLNLVNGMQGDGRSVFSYPCLEVFLENHPLLKPVDESLKEFWIDFNMGSQSISFYFCLAGIDAQEDGQWDTLCIAENEVRSYTVKEENGVKVLQLILIEPLCLSSFEGSRLFIHFSSSLDILQATKNVYGETKNNKFIPKTTTSVVKTTVQIILDDGGSQQVLFPESQRSSQPKENAVPASVRSNTSRHSSLSHERNMQHLNQQAITPLKSKVSESCTYISGSAGRKLGRSPFSCVMPALTPAGKAKKKPALEMVATSEKKKETELRELLIVRSSHIMPSVSKDQETVKKQAIPAVQNVDKRNNMKAWKEVERYRRHIPVDKVLDMVQTNQEQELLDTSIVPDSQPAMRKETSVLPGLITKNNRISVSQHQSKSKLNAPTALTTELPQRPCSAQHASAGLSHKQLHNQLSHRLEQVLREREQQVESCPSAQRKVSSLEKHLPESASAGKGPGPGKGLQRNTPAAQSKQPRGSGTGMSKDTKTSRAADNMVKQISNHYKSTFSKATVEHGSPFNDAPTNRYLLNRNWYPTSTAKVAASTSGMLKSCNQSKKDVYEFSLDVPELVGRKSTKSSELSGMESSVLSSSLTLSRSAKKCPPAKPAGLNVKKHLFSDTDTGNMTEVSWLKSANRKPKPKLTDYTRQPAKPSFPAAETTDESPDVPLPSDKAEKLLHKPKRKRQKKVMEQEMKSLNIDSRKPMGRPQRNAALTKSYREPSDSEHVSETEEPPPAKKLFVKQSEKPKSTSSLQTRGQLKSKDKTLYNADTEQTTKDKNQKEPKKGHLTKKQRDETTLGSPEQSKKNSKKPLITESTEGLKECWATKIASFCPSPPSDRLRSTDKKTALPKSPEMSASHLTKTASLQATGQAEKKNKSFSNGVRKQPEREKKLSEESTTQLESGDKLAEKKEPEELMGSIQTENKKSTGPPQSSKEQEGPLAAEFSSICPSPFSTENMRSVENSVALPRSPFTPLQPLPVSPVAVVSPTMELPTHLKGIQASSFYKTSRGCHGARFLIQPPVTEVALNQSFVEEALLSPVPPEIQPLITSTGRETLVCSFPLNPSDMNENLGDSMNNRSLQASFDKESVISLVTLSRSSHTSRNNRAMICTDVEKTPVCIQGSKTRRTDFQSGNNIPGIHALVVNIDNCVTVLSGPATRRKRQSSCTSFSLSETDNSEKEEGGGTKIVPRKQAIKMKPRRLFKPIDQLNKKVKGSEHLMEYQNSSEDENKENVSPTSGATSKGYHKSQCRSSGVTVVEDLERHSRVLSNVVSGCWEASVEADVDVPQPTVSTSQEMGIFCHQFSSELKRKFESRSRRMDLFTKESLKAFRQHASSISVKMHKYRSQRLEKVKQVLVDEIKNLEEDDAALHNMEEELTIYWKKQALAFNAYQERGSRRLHHLKSAVETNMCDSLEYEEQIFSSEICLMKKDMRSVQDRLFKQMQEEELMSVRRGLQTLFLPDVSMF, encoded by the exons ATGGTGCAGTGGTTTGAAAAGATTAGACAGTTCTGGGTTGAAGCAGGACCTATGAGGAATGAGGTTCTAATAAACCTAGCTGAAGACTTCTTTGATGCACTGATG GTTGCCCATCAAAGTTGCAAAGAAG GTCTGTACCAGGTGACAGAATCTTTGCTCCATCATATTGGCAACCTGGCTTCTGATGACCGAGTCAACATTCTGATCCAAAAAGAG GCTGTGAAGAAACTAAATGTGATACTAGGAAAGATCCCAATGGATctaaagaaagagaagaagatcTTGACATCTCAGGAAGCCTCAAGTGTGAT GGATAATTTGGCTGGCCAGATCCTCAAAGGAGGTg ATTATGATCTTCAAGTGTCTTTGATGGAGGCTTTGTGTAGAATGACTTCTAATGCCCAGCGGAGGGAGCTGACTGACCGCTGGTTCAGCATGGAGTTTGTTGCATGTGCATTTAGGAAGATCCAGGATTCAGAGTTTGAGACT GATTGTCGAAAATTTCTAAACCTAGTAAATGGAATGCAAGGTGATGGACGAAG CGTGTTCTCTTATCCTTGTTTGGAGGTGTTTTTGGAAAACCATCCG CTGCTAAAACCTGTGGATGAGAGCCTTAAGGAGTTTTGGATTGACTTTAACATGGGAAGCCAGAGCATATCCTTCTACTTTTGTCTAGCTGGCATTGACGCCCAG GAGGATGGTCAGTGGGACACTTTATGCATAGCAGAAAATGAGGTGCGCAGTTACACAGTGAAAG AAGAGAACGGTGTGAAGGTGCTGCAGCTGATTCTAATTGAGCCACTGTGCCTGAGCAGTTTTGAGGGCTCCAGACTTTTCATCCACTTCAGCTCTTCCTTAGACATCCTCCAGGCCACCAAGAACGTGTATGGCGAGACTAAGAATAAC AAGTTCATTCCAAAGACCACCACATCTGTGGTTAAAACCACTGTCCAAATAATTTTGGATGATGGAGGTTCACAG CAGGTTCTTTTTCCTGAGAGTCAGAGGTCCTCTCAGCCCAAAGAGAATGCAGTTCCTGCATCAGTGAGGAGCAACACCTCCCGtcactcatctctctctcatgaGCGAAACATGCAACATCTTAACCAGCAG GCAATAACGCCGCTAAAGAGCAAGGTGTCTGAGTCATGCACGTATATCTCTGGCAGCGCTGGACGAAAACTAGGCAGAAGCCCTTTCAGCTGTGTGATGCCGGCCT TGACACCAGCTGGGAAGGCAAAGAAGAAGCCAGCTCTTGAAATGGTGGCCACctcagagaaaaagaaagagactgaactgagagagcttttgattgtTAGATCATCTCACATTATGCCATCTGTCAGTAAAGATCAGGAAACTGTTAAAAAACAG GCAATTCCAGCTGTACAGAATGTAGACAAACGAAATAACATGAAAGCTTGGAAAGAAGTTGAAAGATACCGTAGG CACATTCCTGTAGACAAAGTACTGGACATGGTGCAGACTAACCAAGAACAAGAGCTTTTAG ATACCAGTATAGTTCCAGACTCCCAGCCTGCTATGAGAAAAGAGacctctgt GTTACCTGGCCTCATCACTAAAAATAACAGAATTTCAGTGTCTCAGCATCAGTCCAAATCAA AGCTCAATGCTCCAACAGCTCTCACCACAGAGCTCCCACAGCGACCCTGCTCTGCCCAGCACGCCTCTGCTGGGTTGAGCCACAAGCAGCTGCATAACCAGCTCTCTCACAGACTTGAGCAGGTGTTGAGGGAGCGTGAGCAGCAGGTGGAGTCCTGCCCCTCGGCACAGAGAAAAGTCTCTTCTTTGGAGAAACACCTGCCAGAGTCTGCAAGTGCAGGAAAGGGTCCTGGGCCAGGGAAAGGGCTTCAAAGAAACACACCAGCTGCCCAGAGCAAACAGCCTAGGGGCAGTGGGACTGGAATGAGCAAAGACACG AAGACATCAAGAGCCGCAGACAATATGGTGAAGCAGATCTCCAACCACTATAAGAGTACCTTTAGTAAAGCAACAGTAGAACATGGCTCTCCATTTAACGATGCACCAACTAACAG ATACCTTTTAAACAGGAATTGGTATCCAACTTCAACT GCAAAGGTAGCTGCCAGCACATCTGGGATGCTGAAGTCATGCAATCAGTCAAAAAA AGATGTTTATGAATTCAGTCTGGACGTACCAGAGCTCGTTGGT AGAAAAAGTACAAAGTCTTCTGAGCTGTCTGGGATGGAAAGCAG TGTGCTCAGCAGTTCTTTGACTTTGTCCAGGTCTGCAAAGAAATGCCCTCCTGCAAAG ccTGCTGGTCTTAATGTAAAGAAGCACCTGTTCAGTGACACTGACACAGGAAATATGACAGAGGTTAGCTGGTTAAAATCAGCCAACAGAAAGCCCAAGCCAAAATTGACAGACTATACAAGACAGCCTGCTAAGCCCTCTTTTCCAGCTGCAGAAACTACAG ATGAGTCTCCAGATGTTCCTCTGCCTTCAGACAAAGCTGAAAAGTTGTTGCACAAACCAAAAAGG AAGAGGCAGAAGAAGGTGATGGAGCAGGAAATGAAAAGTCTAAACATTGATAGCAGGAAGCCAATGGGCAGGCCGCAAAGAAATGCAGCTCTGACCAAATCCTACAGGGAGCCATCGGACTCTGAGCACGTATCAGAGACTGAGGAGCCACCTCCAGCCAAG AAGTTATTTGTCAAACAGTCAGAGAAGCCTAAAAGTACATCCTCACTTCAGACCAGAGGACAACTGAAGAGTAAAGATAAGACTTTATATAATGCTGACACTGAACAAACTACAAAAGACAAAAATCAGAAAGAGCCAAAGAAAGGCCATCTGACCaagaaacagagagatgagACAACACTGGGTAGTCCTGAGCAGTCAAAGAAAAACAGTAAAAAGCCACTTATCACAGAATCCACCGAAGGACTGAAAGAATGTTGGGCGACCAAAATTGCTTCATTTTGTCCTTCCCCTCCTTCTGACAGACTGAGAT CTACGGACAAGAAGACAGCCTTGCCTAAATCCCCTGAAATGTCTGCAAGTCATCTGaccaag ACTGCTTCACTACAGGCCACAGGACAGGCAGAAAAGAAAAATAAGtctttctctaatggtgtgcgtaaacaacctgagagagagaagaaactaTCAGAAGAAAGCACCACTCAATTAGAATCAGGTGATAAGTTAGCAGAGAAGAAAGAGCCCGAGGAGTTAATGGGTTCCATACAGACAGAGAATAAGAAGAGTACAGGTCCTCCACAATCATCTAAAGAACAGGAAGGACCTTTGGCTGCTGAATTTTCCTCCATCTGCCCTTCTCCTTTCTCCACTGAGAACATGAGAT CTGTTGAGAACAGTGTAGCCTTGCCCAGATCTCCCTTCACTCCACTCCAGCCCCTGCCAGTCTCTCCTGTTGCTGTTGTCTCACCCACCATGGAGCTGCCCACTCATCTCAAAGGGATTCAGGCTTCCTCCTTTTATAAGACTTCAAGAGGGTGCCATGGTGCCAGATTTCTCATTCAACCTCCTGTAACTGAAGTTGCTCTGAATCAAAGTTTTGTAGAG GAGGCTCTGCTGAGTCCAGTGCCCCCTGAAATCCAGCCCCTCATCACCTCCACAGGTAGGGAAACACTTGTCTGCTCTTTCCCACTCAACCCCTCAGACATGAATGAGAATCTTGGAGACTCCATGAACAACAGAAGCCTACAGGCATCCTTTGACAAAGAGTCCGTAATCTCTTTGGTGACCCTCAGTCGGTCCTCACATACATCTAGGAACAACAGAGCTATGATCTGCACTGACGTGGAG aaGACACCTGTATGTATCCAAGGAAGCAAGACTCGAAGAACAGATTTTCAGTCAGGTAATAACATCCCTGGGATTCATGCTTTAGTCGTAAATATTGATAACTGTGTTACTGTGTTATCAGGTCCAGCAACCCGTCGGAAACGTCAGAGTTCATGCACCTCCTTCAGTTTGTCTGAGACAGACAACAGTGAGAAGGAGGAAGGGGGTGGGACTAAAATTGTGCCCAGAAAACAAGCAATCAAAATGAAGCCAAGAAGGCTGTTTAAGCCTATAGACCAGCTTAACAAAAAAG tgaaAGGTTCTGAACATCTCATGGAGTATCAGAACAGCTCTGAGGATGAGAACAAGGAGAATGTGAGCCCTACCAGTGGTGCAACAAGCAAAGGTTACCACAAATCTCAGTGTAGAAGCTCTGGTGTAACAG tagtggAAGATCTGGAAAGACACTCCAGAGTATTGTCTAATGTAGTGTCAGGTTGTTGGGAGGCGAGTGTAGAGGCAGATGTAGATGTACCACAGCCTACAGTCAGCACCTCTCAGGAAATGGGCATTTTCTGCCACCAGTTCAGTTCTGAACTCAAAAGAAAGTTTGAG AGCCGCTCCAGGAGAATGGATCTCTTCACCAAAGAGTCCCTAAAGGCCTTCAGGCAGCATGCGTCTTCTATCAGTGTGAAGATGCACAAGTACAG GTCTCAGAGACTGGAGAAGGTCAAACAAGTTCTGGTGGATGAAATTAAAAACTTGGAGGAAGATGATGCTGCTCTACACAACATGGAGGAAGAGCTGACA ATCTACTGGAAGAAGCAGGCCCTGGCCTTCAATGCATATCAGGAGAGAGGGTCCCGGAG ACTACATCACTTAAAAAGTGCAGTTGAGACTAATATGTGTGATAGTCTCGAGTATGAGGAGCAAATCTTCTCATCAGAG ATATGTTTGATGAAGAAGGATATGAGGTCTGTTCAGGACCGCTTATTCAAACAGATG CAAGAGGAAGAGTTGATGAGTGTGCGAAGAGGACTACAGACCCTGTTTCTCCCAGATGTCTCCATGTTTTGA